Proteins from a genomic interval of Zingiber officinale cultivar Zhangliang chromosome 2A, Zo_v1.1, whole genome shotgun sequence:
- the LOC122040602 gene encoding phosphoribosylaminoimidazole carboxylase, chloroplastic-like, with translation MILHLVPTVARPFCNTYPFPSSAGRKATLQFSFQSGLKESSSRYPSIQSIPDHICESSLDKHDEITIRGVSDTIVGVLGGGQLGRMLCQAASQMAVKVVTLDPLESCPASSIAYEHVVGKFDDGETVCEFAKRCGVLTVEIEHVDAVTLEKLELQGVDCQPKASTIRIIQDKYLQKVHFSQYGIPLPDFLEIHNLADVEKAGELFGYPLMIKSKRLAYDGRGNAVANSKEEVPSLVTALGGFEHGLYVERWTPFVKELSVIVARARDHSIRCFPVVETIHRDNICHIVESPADVPDKIKKLAVEIAQKAIGSLEGAGVFAVELFLTKDKQVLLNEVAPRPHNSGHHTIESCYTSQYEQHLRAILGLPLGDPSMKTPAAIMYNILGEDEGNSGFYLAHQLIAKALNLPGVSVHWYDKPEIRKQRKMGHITIVGPSKSSVKARLDSLLERETSGSHDFVTPRVGIIMGSDSDLPTMKDAAVVLKSFGVPYEVTIVSAHRTPDRMFTYASSAKERGIQIIIAGAGGAAHLPGMVASLTSLPVIGVPIKTSSLDGIDSLLSIVQMPKGIPVATVAIGNAANAALLAVRILAASDSNLSDRIINYQNELRDAVLAKATKLEAEGWERYLNESSSSF, from the exons ATGATTCTTCATCTTGTGCCTACAGTCGCCCGTCCATTCTGCAACACATACCCCTTTCCTTCCAGTGCTGGGAGGAAAGCAACCTTACAGTTCTCTTTCCAATCCGGATTGAAGGAATCTTCTTCACGGTATCCATCAATTCAATCGATTCCTGATCACATATGTGAATCTTCTTTGGATAA GCATGATGAGATCACCATCCGTGGGGTATCAGATACAATTGTTGGTGTATTGGGTGGTGGCCAACTAGGTAGAATGCTATGCCAAGCAGCAAGCCAAATGGCTGTTAAAGTAGTGACTTTGGATCCCCTTGAATCCTGTCCTGCGAGTAGCATAGCTTATGAACATGTAGTGGGGAAATTTGATGATGGTGAGACTGTTTGTGAATTTGCAAAAAG GTGTGGGGTGTTGACGGTTGAGATTGAACATGTTGATGCTGTTACTCTTGAGAAACTTGAATTGCAAGGAGTAGACTGCCAGCCTAAAGCCTCTACAATAAGGATTATACAA GACAAATATCTTCagaaggttcatttttctcagTATGGGATCCCACTTCCTGATTTTTTGGAG ATACATAACCTTGCTGATGTCGAGAAAGCCGGAGAGTTATTTGGTTATCCTTTAATGATTAAGAGCAAGAGGTTGGCCTATGATGGGCGTGGAAATGCTGTTGCTAACAGCAAAGAGGAAGTTCCTTCCCTTGTGACTG CATTGGGAGGATTTGAGCATGGCTTATATGTTGAAAGATGGACCCCATTTGTGAAG GAACTTTCTGTCATTGTAGCCCGGGCTAGAGACCACTCAATCCGATGTTTTCCTGTGGTTGAGACTATTCACAG GGACAACATCTGTCACATTGTTGAATCTCCTGCTGATGTGCCCGACAAGATAAAGAAACTTGCAGTTGAAATTGCTCAAAAAGCTATCGGATCGCTAGAAGGGGCAGGTGTATTTGCGGTAGAACTATTTTTGACAAAAGACAAACAG GTTTTACTGAATGAAGTAGCTCCTAGACCCCATAATAGTGGACATCACACAATTGAGTCATGCTATACTTCACAATATGAACAGCATCTGCGGGCTATTCTTGGTCTTCCTCTAGGTGATCCATCAATGAAAACCCCAGCGGCAATAATGTACAACATTCTAGGTGAAGATGAG GGAAATTCAGGATTTTACTTAGCTCACCAGCTGATTGCAAAGGCACTAAACTTACCTGGCGTTAGTGTCCACTGGTATGACAAACCAG AAATCCGAAAGCAACGAAAGATGGGTCATATCACAATCGTAGGCCCTTCCAAGAGCAGTGTCAAAGCACGACTTGATTCCCTTCTTGAAAGAGAGACATCAGGAAGTCATGATTTTG TAACTCCACGTGTCGGGATAATCATGGGTTCTGATTCTGATCTTCCTACGATGAAGGATGCTGCTGTGGTGTTGAAAAGTTTTGGAGTGCCATACGAG GTAACAATTGTTTCCGCTCATCGCACGCCGGATAGGATGTTTACTTATGCATCATCTGCCAAAGAAAGAGGAATCCAGATCATAATAGCCGGCGCTGGTGGCGCAGCACATCTACCAG GGATGGTTGCTTCGCTGACCTCGTTACCGGTCATTGGAGTCCCAATAAAAACATCATCACTGGATGGAATTGATTCCTTATTATCCATTGTCCAA ATGCCGAAGGGAATTCCGGTTGCAACTGTTGCTATTGGAAATGCAGCAAATGCAGCATTGCTAGCAGTCAGGATTCTTGCTGCCAGTGATTCCAATTTGTCAGACAG GATCATCAACTACCAAAATGAGTTGAGGGACGCTGTTTTAGCAAAAGCAACAAAACTTGAAGCAGAAGGTTGGGAGAGATACCTAAATGAATCATCCTCGTCCTTCTGA
- the LOC122040603 gene encoding probable 1-deoxy-D-xylulose-5-phosphate synthase 2, chloroplastic, which produces MEASSSPMAACQAPFLKSWSSAANQCGKRQFSVRASGDGKTVISKEMGGWRINCSGEKPATPLLDTVNYPIHMKNLSTKDLGQLSAELRAEIVYTMSKTGEQLSGGLGSVELAVALHHVFDAPEDKIIWDVGHQAFPHKILTGRRSRMHTIRQTSGLSGFPKRDESVYDAFGAGHCSTSISAGLGMAVARDLLGKKNHVISVIGDGAVTAGQAFEAMNNAGYLDSNLIVVLNDNRKVSLPAATLDAPEAPVGTLSKALTTLQSSPKLRMLREAAKCLTEQIGGQTHEIAAKVDEYARGLISASGSTLFEEIGLYYIGPVDGHNVEDLITIFEKVKSVPAPGPVLIHIVTEKGKGYPPAQAVANKNHGVVKSDPKTRKQFKTKSPTLSYTDCFAQSLIKEAEADDKIVAVHAAMGTGTGLNYFEDKFPDKCFDVGIAEQHAVTFAAGLAAEGLKPFCAIYSSFLQRGYDQVVHDVDLQKLPVRFALDRAGLVGGDGPTHCGAFDITYMACLPNMVVMAPSDEAELMHMVATAVAIDDRPSCFRFPRGAGVGVPLPQGYKGTPLEIGKGRILMEGNGVAILGYGSIVQTCLKAADSLRAYGVAATVADARFCKPLDVDLVRRLANEHEILITVEEGSIGGFGSHVMQFLSRKGFLDGRVKLRSMVLPDRYINHGSPQDQFESAGLTSKHIAGTVLNLLGRPKEAFQLH; this is translated from the exons ATGGAGGCTTCCAGTTCTCCCATGGCGGCCTGCCAAGCTCCATTCCTCAAGTCTTGGAGCTCAGCTGCGAACCAGTGCGGCAAGAGACAG TTTTCTGTGAGAGCGAGCGGCGACGGGAAGACGGTGATCAGTAAGGAAATGGGCGGGTGGAGGATTAATTGTTCGGGGGAGAAGCCGGCGACCCCTCTTCTCGATACCGTCAACTATCCTATTCACATGAAGAACCTCTCCACAAAG GATTTGGGGCAGTTGTCGGCTGAGCTCAGAGCAGAAATCGTGTACACTATGTCGAAAACTGGAGAGCAGTTGAGCGGCGGCTTGGGGTCGGTAGAGCTGGCTGTGGCTCTTCACCATGTGTTTGATGCTCCTGAAGACAAGATCATTTGGGATGTCGGACATCAG GCCTTCCCTCACAAGATATTGACCGGAAGAAGGTCGAGGATGCATACCATCAGGCAGACCTCGGGGCTTTCTGGATTCCCAAAGAGGGATGAGAGCGTTTACGACGCCTTTGGTGCTGGTCACTGCTCCACAAGCATCTCAGCAGGCCTTG GAATGGCTGTTGCAAGAGATTTGCTAGGCAAGAAGAATCATGTTATTTCGGTAATAGGGGATGGTGCTGTGACTGCTGGCCAGGCCTTTGAGGCCATGAACAATGCTGGCTACTTGGATTCCAACCTTATTGTTGTGTTGAATGATAATAGGAAAGTTTCACTTCCAGCTGCAACCCTTGATGCACCTGAAGCTCCTGTTGGAACACTCAGTAAAGCCCTTACCACACTTCAATCCAGCCCTAAGTTGCGAATGCTCCGCGAAGCTGCTAAG TGTCTCACAGAGCAAATTGGTGGACAAACACATGAGATTGCTGCAAAGGTGGATGAATATGCCCGGGGATTGATCAGTGCCTCTGGCTCTACATTGTTTGAGGAGATTGGTCTATATTATATAGGACCAGTTGACGGTCACAATGTCGAAGATTTGATCACCATCTTTGAGAAGGTGAAGTCAGTGCCAGCTCCTGGTCCTGTTCTCATCCATATTGTGACAGAGAAAGGAAAGGGGTATCCCCCTGCTCAGGCTGTTGCCAATAAGAACCACG GTGTTGTGAAATCCGACCCAAAAACTAGGAAGCAATTCAAGACAAAATCCCCCACCCTTTCATACACAGACTGCTTTGCACAGTCACTCATCAAAGAGGCTGAGGCTGATGACAAGATTGTGGCTGTGCACGCAGCCATGGGAACTGGCACCGGGCTTAATTATTTCGAAGATAAGTTCCCAGATAAATGCTTCGATGTGGGAATCGCCGAGCAGCATGCGGTCACCTTCGCAGCTGGTTTGGCCGCCGAAGGCCTGAAGCCTTTCTGCGCCATATATTCATCGTTTCTGCAACGGGGATATGATCAG GTGGTTCATGATGTGGACTTGCAGAAGCTTCCTGTCCGGTTCGCACTGGATCGGGCTGGCCTAGTCGGAGGCGACGGACCTACTCATTGTGGAGCTTTCGACATTACTTACATGGCATGCTTACCCAACATGGTCGTGATGGCCCCGTCCGATGAAGCTGAGCTAATGCATATGGTAGCCACAGCAGTGGCAATTGATGATCGACCGAGCTGTTTCAGGTTCCCTAGGGGTGCCGGAGTTGGTGTGCCCCTGCCGCAGGGCTACAAAGGAACCCCACTAGAG ATCGGGAAGGGTAGGATTCTGATGGAAGGAAATGGAGTCGCCATCCTCGGATATGGTTCCatagtacagacatgcttaaaggCTGCCGACTCACTCCGGGCTTACGGAGTCGCTGCCACAGTGGCTGATGCCCGGTTCTGTAAACCTCTGGACGTGGATCTAGTAAGACGGCTAGCAAACGAGCATGAGATCCTGATCACTGTCGAGGAGGGCTCGATTGGAGGTTTCGGATCACATGTCATGCAATTCTTGAGCCGGAAGGGATTCCTGGACGGACGCGTCAAG CTGAGGTCGATGGTTCTGCCTGACCGCTACATCAACCATGGATCACCTCAGGACCAATTCGAATCGGCCGGTCTTACTTCCAAGCACATAGCAGGGACTGTGCTCAATCTTCTGGGCAGGCCTAAGGAGGCATTTCAACTGCACTGA